GAAGTCTTGTAATTTGTATTCAGATCAAATGAAATCGAACGTCCTATTTTCTCAAACTTATGAACAAATGTCAAGTCATTGCTAAAATTAAACACTTCCACATTGGATGAAAACACATTGTCTGTAGAGCTTAACTCTTCCCCATCAAGTGTTTCCGTTCGGCCTAATGTATGCTCATTGGACTCGTTTTTTTGATAACTCAAGCTAGGCTTCACCACCAACATGTTCTTATCATTGATATTGTATTCCAAACGAGTATTCAAACGATGATTATCATTTGTCGAATTACTCGATTTTTGTTCATTATATATCTGATTGCCATTTGGGTTGAACGTCTCTCTACTCAAAACCTGATCATTCACATTATTCCCCTGATTAAAAAAGTAACTTCCTTCCAGCAACGCTTTCTCTCCTAAATCATCCACATAGTTTGTTCCCAGGGCATGGGTTTGCGAAATTCCTTCTTGAGCTCCGGTCATGCTATTATCAGATTGCCCGCTTCGCATTCCTCTTCTTCGTCCTCCTGATATCCCCGCAAGATCCTCAGAACTAAAGTTCTGCTGATTCACATCATTCGACATTCCAATGACCGTAAGTCGCTTGTCTTTGTCAAACGCGCTTACATTAAATCCCGCCGAATAACGATCGTCTGTTCCGTACCCAGCATAAGCATTTCCAAACACGCCAGTACGTTTATCCTCCTTCGTTACCACATTCATTGTTTTGGTTGTATTTCCATCATCCACGCCAGTCATTCTCGACCTTTCGCTTTGTTCGTCATACACCTCAACCTTATCCACGACATCCGCAGGAATAGAATTCAAAGACAACAAGGGATCCTTTCCAAAGAAACGCTTGCCATCCAACAACACCTGTTCAACGGTTTCTCCATTAGCTGTCACTCCAGAACTTTCGACCACTATGCCTGCCATTTTAGATACTAAATCTTTGGTGTTGGCATCCGGGTTCACTTTATACGCATCTGCATTGTATACTATGGTATCTCCTTTTTGCTCCATGGGAACAACCTTTCCATCAACCTGAACAGACTCCAACACTTTAGAATCCGGTTGCAAATTCACCGCTCCTAAATCCACGCTTTCTTCGCCTACTCTCATCAAGCGTGAATAAGGCTTATATCCCATGGACTTGACTTTTAATTTATAAAAAGCTCTGTCAACATCGCGAAATGAGAATAAACCTTGACCATCACTTGCTACAAACTTTGAAGCTGTGGAATCTTTGATATTATACAACTGGATCGTGGCTCCGGGAATTGGCGAGCTGTCTTCAGCGTCTAAAAGTTTTCCTGAAAGAATTACTTGCGACAAGCCATTGCTAACAAAAAGAAAATAAGCCACTACAAATATTAAAGCATGCTTCATGGTTGCATGTTTTTATTTCGAGTCTGCATTCTTTTCTTTCTCTCCTCACGTTGTTTGCTTACCATTTCAGTATACACATTGAATTGGCTCTCATTCAATACGTCCTTCATCAAACCATCCTTTTCTTCAAACAACTTCATCACTTTCTCTCTCATTTGCGATCTGTCGCCTGACTTTCTAACTTCATTCCTTAGCTCTTTCATCGAAACCACCAATTCATCATATATTCCATCTATAATGAACGTTTGGTCTTCCGTCAAGTCATTCAGCTTGGAATAAAGATTTTGCTTTTCTCTCAGGACAAGTTCCTCCGGATTTATCCGCATTTGAGCTTTGGCATTAATCATCTGACCACAAGTCAAAACCACAAACAGCAATAAAAAAATTGATCTCGTTTTCATAATTTTAGCATTTTGATTTTTATGAAATTAGATCGAAAAAAAATGAATCTGAATTATTTTCAACTAAGTCGAAAAAATGAATAGCAAACGGTCGGTTTTTATCAATATAGGTTTCTCTTGACAATTATTCTTATGGGAGCCAAACCGCTCGTCGAACCCATGTCCACTTTTTTGTGCGCCAACCTTTCCGCAATATCAAAATGCTTGCGCTTTAGCTGTTTATATGCTGAAGGCAATGCTTCTTGCAAACTATACACCTTGGATGTAGACGGCATGAACTCCTTCCCTCCAAACAATTTGCGAATAGAATCCATATGCTCGGGAAAAACATGATGAAAATAAAACAATCCATATGGCTTGATTTCATTTTCTCTGATACGCTTGATTTCTGACGTTTCAACTATTCCCAATCCAACCTCAGGCAAAGTCGGCTTGCCCAAGAAATCCTCCCTAACGCTTTCCGGCAGTTCATGCAAACTTCTGGTCTTGCCGGAATAAAACAGATAATAAGACTTGCTGCCAAAATTTTGCTCATGCCTCAGAAGCCTGTCCCAAACTTGCTCTTTAGCCTTGGGATTGAACTTCAAATCCTTGTATGCGCCATTGAAATGCATGATATTGGTCTTCAATGCGTACCATCGATACTGCCCCGACTCTTCTTCCATGAACAAATCAACATCATTGCCATAAAAAGACTTCTGTTTCGACGGAATATAATATATCGAAACTTCAGCGTCTTCAGATTCGTCTGTAAACTTGCTGAGACCTTGAAAAAAGTGAAAATTCATCTCCTCTTTGGAGTAACCGAGATTGAAACTAAAAACATCTGTCAAAAACTTGAAAACCGAAACCGAGAATTCACTAATGTTTAAGCTTTCTGTCATATTCAATCCATTTAATGTGCGAATCATTCGTAAATATAGTCCAAAAATTAAGCTTGCAAATATACAAAAAAATTAAACTAAACTTGTTATTATTTGCAAATTTCAAAAAGCGACGCAACCTATCTCCCTTTATAATTTCATATTGAGGAGAAAATATCTTATCAATTCCATAGTTATACGATTCCAATAGCAAAAATGTTGCCTCACTGCTATCCAGAACACTATTTATTCATAAAAACTAAAGTGAAAGACCTTTACCGCCTATTAAAATCTTCACAATTAAAGACTGTTTGCCATGTTAATTAATATTTAACCTAAAGATTAATTACATTAGACTAATGTTGAAAAACTATCCTTTTTTCTTTCACCCTAAGAACAGAATTCATAAACATGAAATAAATCACAACGCATATCACCGAAGATCAAAAACAAAAAATATCAATCAAATAATTCATATTCAAGCCATTAAATCTAAAATTTTAAAGAAACCACAACTATATGCAAAGCATTCTTTATATTTTTGACAAATAAGCATTATTCAATTTTTTACACCAACTGAAATGAAATACTACTTAACATTCGCCTTATTTATTATCATGAGTTTAAATGTTCATGCACAAATCAATATGGCGGATTCTTCTTTTCAAGCCATAAGCTATTGGGACAAAGGAGAAGCTCACAGCTACAAAATCAGTCAAAACAAATACAAAGTCATTGGCAAAGATACGACTGTGGCAGAAGCCTATTCTTACAGCGTAGACATCTCCGTTTTGGATTCAACTGCTCATGAATACACCGTAGAGTGGTTTTATCATGATTATGCTTTGGAAACTGAAAATGAAATCATGGAAAAGCTTTTTGAATTGAACACTGACATGAAAGTGGTCATCAAAACTGATGAAATGGGAATGGTCAAAGAAGTCGTGAACTGGAAAGAGGTTTCAGAGTACATCAACAAAAGCATGAAGCAACTCAAAAAAGATCTTGCGCATATCCCCAATATTAACAAAATCATCAAGCAAGCATCGAACATGTACAGCTCGAAAGAAAGCATAGAAAAAGGGGCCATCAACGAAATCATCCAATTTCATAGCTTCCATGGAGGAAAATATCAATTCAACAAGGAAGTGCATGCCGATACTCAAGTCGCTAATATGTTGGGAGGAGAGCCTTTTGACGCAAATATCAATGTATGGCTGGATAATATATATCCTGATGATTATATCGTTGATTTAAAACTCCATCAAAAAGTCAATTCCATACAACTTACCAAAGTTACCTATGATTATCTATGCGAACTTGCCAAGATGATGAAGCAACCTGAACCGAAATGGGATGATTTTCCTACCGTAAAAAATGAAACTTATCTCTATAGCCAAATACACGATTCAGGCTGGCCTTTGTATTCTATTGAAACCAAAGAGGTCTCTTCTCAAAATACGCTTCAGATAGAAGAAAGAATCATCGACTTTATAAAATAAACAGCTGAATTAAATCAGTACAATGGAAGGGGCATATACTTCCCTTCCTATTACATCTTCAAAGCTCATTTTATCTTTAGAATAAAGATATCACTCCAACTCTCTCAATGCGACATTCCAAACCATTGTTAAAAATAACGTAATGCCCAAAGTAGACACAGACCTCACCCATATTTCGTTATCCAAAATAGCCACATTGAATAAGAGCAAAATCACTTCGAGATTTAATATGCAAAACAGTAGCTCAGGCAAGCAAACAGCTATTTTCACCTGTGTCAATCGAATGATCAATTCCGGCCGCTTTTCCATGTTGAAATAGATTATTTTTTCCGCTCAATATAAACCTATCCTTTTGACTATACTCCAAAAGAACGCAGAGCTAATCTATAACGAAAAAATCAATATCAACTATCACAAAATCAACTCATCCTATCCTATTAGACCGCCTTCAATCCGTCTGCTAAACACAATCTCAATAATTTTTATTTTCTCCATATTTTGACTTTTGAAGCGAGACTTTTCAGAAAATAACGATATTAATTATAGTGGAGATTGCATATATTTTTTGGCTTATTATCTTAGAGTATGCAAATGATCAATAGAATAGAAAATATGCCATGAAAACATATCAATTAAGTATTTTTGTAAGAATAATAATTCTGGCTGTATTTTCTTTAGCTTGCTTTTCGGTGATTGGAAGAGATAATTTTCTTCTTGGGACATTTCTGATTTTATTCCGCTGGGTATTGTTTCTTATCGCTTTATTGGTCTTTTATCTTCTGTATAAAAGGCAGAGCAAACGAAAATGGAAAACGATTCCCATTGCGACAATGTTGATATTGCTGTTAGAATTAAGCTGGACAAATATAGGCAAAGAGTCCCTGAAAGCTTCGGGCAAAACGACTGAAATATCATTTATGACCTATAATATTTTCTTCAAAAACCATCAGCCAAAATCTTCCATCAACATTATCAAAAAAAAGAATCCGGATATTATCGCAATTCAAGAACTGACACCAAAATTAAAACAATTGCTTGACAAGCAACTTTCGTCTGAATATCGATACAAAAAAACACTAGCGATGAAAGGAACTCATGGATTGGGCATATATTCGAAATACAAAATCACATCCAACGAATTTCTTTACAACTCCAATAACTTGCCATACGCGCAGGTCTTGACGGTGTCTGTCAATAAAATAAAAATGCAAGTAACCAACGTTCATCTGGCTTCTCCAGCAATCGCTGTTGAAAACCCTAACAAATTCCTTCCTCTCTATTTAAATAATTATGAACACCGAAAAAACCAATTGGCGCGAATAAATGGAAAAGCTGATGAAGAACAATTTGACGCTCAAATTTTACTTGGCGACTTGAATACAACTCATTATGAACCGCTAATCAGAGAATTGGAATCCCAATGGGTAGATCTTCATAGCGTATCAGGGACTAATCAAAGGTTCAACTTTCCCAACTCTGCCAAGATTCCTCCAATATTAACGCTGGACTATATCTTTGCTAAAGGCAAAATCAATCCAGTAAATGCTGAGGTTCTTCATGGGGGTGGCTCCGACCACTTTCCAATCTACGGGAAAGTCAGTATTTAATATTCAAGCTATTCATTAAAATCAATTATCAAAGAACTTCATACAAACAAGTCTGTTTGTTCGTTGTATATTTGATTATGACTATCAGTAAAACCCATGGCTAAAGAAAAAGCAAAGAAAAAAAGCGTCAAAGAAAGAACGATTGAGGCAGCTTCCAGACTTTTTTACGAAGATGGATACAATCAAACAGGAATCAACCAAATCATCGAAGAAGCTTCTGTCGCAAAAGCGAGCTTGTATCAGCATTTCAGATCAAAAGAAGATATTGCCGTAGCTTATCTGGAAAGAAGACATGAAAATTGGATGAACGCTCTTGAAGAATTCACATCCAAAGCGGAGCATTCGCATGAAAAAATAACGATGTGCTTCGATTATCTCGACAACTGGTTGACATCAGAAAACTTCAGAGGTTGCGGATTTCAAAATATCATTGCGGATTTGCCCAAAGATCAATTAAAAATCAAAGAGCAAGTTCTCTCGCACAAAAATTCCCTCAGAACATGGCTTCGAAAATCATTATCCAAAGAAAGCTCACTAAGCATAAATAAAACGAATGATCTAGCGGATCAAGTTCTAGTGTTAATGGAAGGAGCAATCATATTGTCCCAAATTCAAAATGCAGCTTGGCCAATTCATCAAGCAAAATCAGCTTGTGAAAAACTATTGAGTTAAGACAATGTATTTAATCTAACTCATGAATTGTCAGGCTTTGAATAAATCCTTCTATCTTAACAAAGACTAATTAGCCAATTAATTATCACAAAAAATGATCAACAAATTATCAAAGGAGATTCATCAAAATAATAAAGAAAAAGGGTTTTACGAAAACGAACGCAACATAGGAGAACTGCTTTGTCTCATTCACTCTGAAGTCAGTGAAGCACTGGAAGCTCACCGTATTGAAAAACATACTCATGAAATGCCTTCCGCTATTTCTCAAGGTATTCAGGCACCTAATCTTACGAAAGAAGACGCCTCCCTTTTCAAAAAAGAGTTTGAAGCCAAGATAAAAAACTCATTCGAAGACGAGCTAGCTGATACCATGATAAGAATAATGGATCTGGCAGCTTATCTAAACATTGACCTAGAAACCCATATTTTGGCAAAAATTCAATACAATAAACTTAGAGAGCATAAGCATGGCAAGAAATACTAAGCTCAAAATACTCTTTTGCTTAATATTACCATAAGTTTGCCTATTCTTGTCGCAAATTCCAAGATCATTCCTCGTTATTTGCAGTCAACCAAAACTATGACATATGTATTTGAGAGCTATACTTAGTTATTTGCGAAAAGGCAACCCAATGTACACTTTCCTATTTTTGTTGACTACAGCGGCGGCAATAGGTTTTCAAGGATGGAGAACGCTTTTCAATAATTTCGCAGTGGATGAAATTGGGCTCAATGGACTTCAAATCGGAGGGATTCAATCATTTCGAGAAGTTCCCGGATTCTTGGTCTTTACAGCTGTATTCATTTTAATGCTTGTCAAAGAAGAGAAATTCATTCTATGGTCAACATTGATCATGGGTTTGGGTATAATGCTTACTGGTTTATTTCCGAGCTTTTGGGGTTTGATGATGACTACTTTCATCATGTCTGTAGGATTTCATTATTATGAAACGATCAATCAGTCGCTAACACTACAGCATTTCGACACGCTAGAGTCCCCCAAAGTTTTCGCAAACCTTA
The Aureibacter tunicatorum DNA segment above includes these coding regions:
- a CDS encoding outer membrane beta-barrel protein, producing MKHALIFVVAYFLFVSNGLSQVILSGKLLDAEDSSPIPGATIQLYNIKDSTASKFVASDGQGLFSFRDVDRAFYKLKVKSMGYKPYSRLMRVGEESVDLGAVNLQPDSKVLESVQVDGKVVPMEQKGDTIVYNADAYKVNPDANTKDLVSKMAGIVVESSGVTANGETVEQVLLDGKRFFGKDPLLSLNSIPADVVDKVEVYDEQSERSRMTGVDDGNTTKTMNVVTKEDKRTGVFGNAYAGYGTDDRYSAGFNVSAFDKDKRLTVIGMSNDVNQQNFSSEDLAGISGGRRRGMRSGQSDNSMTGAQEGISQTHALGTNYVDDLGEKALLEGSYFFNQGNNVNDQVLSRETFNPNGNQIYNEQKSSNSTNDNHRLNTRLEYNINDKNMLVVKPSLSYQKNESNEHTLGRTETLDGEELSSTDNVFSSNVEVFNFSNDLTFVHKFEKIGRSISFDLNTNYKTSDDLSIFSDNQADSIVNFDNQQIETGFTAKALYSEPVWSAGILSAGYEIQLSQREFAKEAFEGGDAEFVESQLSALSGNVNSDLIAHRGILNFTNTEFGKFFNIGLVAQSLSLQNNMDNGRDERKTYLNLLPVAMGKLDIGKSSSIFFRYKTSTVAPSTSQLLEVVDNTNPLFVSLGNADLDQSYQHNLMLRFQKVNVDKNTSLSNFTRLMYTKDYVGNETAIVAKDTVINGVALSRGAQVSKPVNLDGYWSAINSTTYSFIVPWIKSKMNLTANGGYVRLPGVNDDEMNISETWTAGMKLSLVSNISENFDFNIFYKVDGNWVENSVESIGSNRYSLQNIGGKINVIFGNGFVFRSDWSHQIYHGVNEEFNTQYTLWNMALAKKFLKDKSAEVEVSVYDLLGQNQSVSQTVNASYIEERNVQVLQQYFMVKLSYTLRHFKKA
- a CDS encoding TetR/AcrR family transcriptional regulator, coding for MAKEKAKKKSVKERTIEAASRLFYEDGYNQTGINQIIEEASVAKASLYQHFRSKEDIAVAYLERRHENWMNALEEFTSKAEHSHEKITMCFDYLDNWLTSENFRGCGFQNIIADLPKDQLKIKEQVLSHKNSLRTWLRKSLSKESSLSINKTNDLADQVLVLMEGAIILSQIQNAAWPIHQAKSACEKLLS
- a CDS encoding endonuclease/exonuclease/phosphatase family protein; protein product: MKTYQLSIFVRIIILAVFSLACFSVIGRDNFLLGTFLILFRWVLFLIALLVFYLLYKRQSKRKWKTIPIATMLILLLELSWTNIGKESLKASGKTTEISFMTYNIFFKNHQPKSSINIIKKKNPDIIAIQELTPKLKQLLDKQLSSEYRYKKTLAMKGTHGLGIYSKYKITSNEFLYNSNNLPYAQVLTVSVNKIKMQVTNVHLASPAIAVENPNKFLPLYLNNYEHRKNQLARINGKADEEQFDAQILLGDLNTTHYEPLIRELESQWVDLHSVSGTNQRFNFPNSAKIPPILTLDYIFAKGKINPVNAEVLHGGGSDHFPIYGKVSI